One segment of Desulfatirhabdium butyrativorans DSM 18734 DNA contains the following:
- a CDS encoding ParA family protein: MCVNSASTVLRGAGDNGGRRVIRHRFVVAACGKASRAQVHVNRTHRPIEKTGLLDNTIQCMVWERSAATTADSVLGFQRLIRNDSGLNKYHYVLIDTPPNIGTMVHNALMISHYVIVPIPTSDQFALDGLATFLKLIQTIRSQNDKLKLLGILLTKFDDRADVYVKNREKMIQFFHSKKIFVFDTTIRFTVDIDKAHIKRKTIFGFDTDSQGAADYKNLAREVVTIVRNAAQNQK, from the coding sequence GTGTGCGTAAATAGCGCCAGCACGGTTCTGAGAGGGGCCGGCGACAATGGCGGAAGAAGGGTGATTCGGCATCGATTCGTAGTAGCCGCGTGCGGCAAGGCGTCTCGTGCTCAAGTTCATGTGAATCGTACCCATCGACCAATAGAGAAAACCGGTCTACTCGACAACACCATTCAATGCATGGTATGGGAAAGGTCTGCGGCGACAACCGCAGATTCCGTGCTGGGCTTCCAGCGGCTGATCCGAAACGACAGCGGTCTGAACAAATACCACTATGTTCTGATCGATACGCCGCCCAATATCGGCACCATGGTGCACAATGCGCTGATGATCTCCCATTATGTCATCGTCCCTATCCCGACATCGGATCAGTTCGCGCTCGACGGGCTGGCCACTTTTCTCAAACTGATCCAGACCATCCGAAGCCAGAACGACAAGCTGAAACTGCTGGGAATTTTGCTGACCAAATTCGACGATCGGGCGGATGTCTACGTGAAGAACCGGGAAAAAATGATCCAGTTTTTCCACAGCAAGAAAATCTTTGTCTTCGATACGACCATACGCTTTACCGTCGATATCGACAAGGCACACATTAAACGAAAAACCATTTTTGGCTTTGATACCGATTCCCAGGGTGCTGCAGATTACAAGAATCTCGCACGAGAGGTGGTGACGATTGTCCGCAACGCAGCCCAAAACCAAAAATGA